In Halogeometricum sp. S1BR25-6, a single genomic region encodes these proteins:
- a CDS encoding class I SAM-dependent methyltransferase, with protein sequence MPDDALGAAMWDFLRDRYDGSCVHRDPETGEVWNANVEEFYFAPYAAWPAETRAFVDGLATPLLDVGCGAGNYARVVSLRGRVAAFDASPLAVRTARARGVDAFVADMFRPPVSENQFETALVNGTQATLARSESELCDFLRELARVTTATGGAWVDSYDPGRVEESHGHRPTDEEGVGRRRFRVEYRKRDLVGPRLEFRTVLPDRLGDACEGTPWSVAETTYPGAFGYFRARLEK encoded by the coding sequence ATGCCGGACGACGCCCTCGGCGCGGCGATGTGGGATTTCCTCCGCGACAGGTACGACGGGTCGTGCGTCCACCGCGACCCCGAGACGGGGGAGGTGTGGAACGCGAACGTCGAGGAGTTCTACTTCGCGCCGTACGCCGCGTGGCCCGCCGAGACGAGGGCGTTCGTCGACGGACTGGCGACGCCGCTCTTGGACGTCGGGTGCGGGGCCGGCAACTACGCCAGAGTCGTCTCCCTCCGCGGCCGCGTCGCCGCCTTCGACGCGAGTCCGCTGGCAGTGCGAACCGCCCGCGCCCGCGGCGTCGACGCCTTCGTCGCGGATATGTTCCGCCCGCCCGTCTCCGAAAACCAGTTCGAGACGGCGCTGGTGAACGGCACGCAGGCGACGCTGGCGCGGTCGGAATCGGAACTCTGCGACTTTCTCCGAGAACTCGCGCGGGTCACGACGGCGACGGGCGGGGCGTGGGTCGACTCCTACGACCCCGGCCGAGTCGAGGAGTCGCACGGCCACCGCCCGACGGACGAAGAGGGGGTCGGCCGCCGTCGGTTCCGCGTGGAGTACCGAAAGCGCGACCTGGTCGGGCCACGATTGGAGTTCCGGACGGTTTTACCCGACAGACTCGGCGACGCCTGCGAGGGGACGCCGTGGTCCGTCGCGGAGACGACGTACCCCGGAGCGTTCGGCTACTTCAGAGCGCGACTGGAAAAGTAG
- a CDS encoding DEAD/DEAH box helicase yields MGDATAAQGMDAFTTLGETVRAALSERGFTTPTEPQRRAIPPIAAGKNALVLAPTGTGKTETAMLPVLDAIVEADAEDRAGISALYITPLRALNRDMRERLDWWGEELDIEVDVRHGDTTQYQRQKQANDPPDVLVTTPETLQAMLTGKKLRKALSDVRHVVVDEVHELASAKRGAQLTIGLERLRALAGPFQRVGLSATVGSPEEVGKFLTGDRAFEIVEVDAGSKVEFTVVHPEITREDQELAGRLASEDEMASHVRVIRDVVRENESTLVFVNTRQTAEALGSRFKALDAPVEVHHGSLSKDVRIDVEDRFKSGELDGLICTSSMELGIDVGRVDHVVQYGSPREVSRLLQRVGRAGHRRDQTSRGTVVTSSADDTHEALAIARKAEAGEVEPARIHHASLDTVANQIVGVVMDYGEVSARETYELITAAYPFRDLGEETFREIVRELSGNRLLWMDEEKDVLEKSGGTWQYFYANLSMIPDEETYDVYDMSSRGQIGTLDERFVVNFAEPGASFIQRGEMWRINDIDDDEAEVNVTPIEDPGGEVPSWTGSEIPVPAHVAGEVGEIRDTAARQFEMGGDRAAVARDFLRRYPTDERTVSESLKPTERQVEAGLPVPTADRLVVEGQGRKVVLNSPYGHRVNETLGRMLAALVGQRTGSSVGIETDAYRVEFEVPPNASVHDFTEVLETTDPEHVEGVLELALKHSESLKFTLAQVAAKFGALKRYQGNKRFGGDRLLAALEDTPVYDEAVREVFHVDLAVPETADLLERIQDGEVALETARERTPIGIDGRSSGRDLLVPENADASVIQAVRERIQNDRVILLCLHCTDWKTTRKVRRVRDQPECPECGATRIACLNPWDDETVKAVRAPDPDEEQERLKRRAYKSASLVQSHGHKAVVALAARGVGPQTAARVIGKLREDEDDFYRDILEQERQYARTQAFWD; encoded by the coding sequence ATGGGAGACGCGACGGCCGCGCAGGGTATGGACGCGTTCACGACGCTCGGCGAGACGGTCCGCGCGGCGCTCTCCGAACGGGGCTTCACGACACCCACCGAGCCGCAGCGACGGGCGATTCCGCCGATAGCCGCCGGAAAGAACGCCCTCGTCCTCGCTCCGACGGGGACGGGGAAGACGGAGACGGCGATGCTGCCGGTCCTGGACGCCATCGTCGAAGCCGACGCCGAGGACCGAGCGGGCATCTCGGCGCTGTACATCACGCCGCTTCGCGCCCTCAACCGCGACATGCGGGAGCGTCTCGACTGGTGGGGCGAGGAACTCGATATCGAGGTGGACGTCCGCCACGGCGACACCACGCAGTACCAGCGACAGAAGCAGGCGAACGACCCGCCGGACGTGCTGGTGACGACGCCGGAGACGCTGCAGGCGATGCTGACGGGGAAGAAGCTCCGGAAGGCGCTGTCGGACGTGCGCCACGTCGTCGTCGACGAGGTGCACGAACTCGCCTCGGCCAAGCGCGGCGCGCAGTTGACGATCGGATTAGAGCGCCTCCGCGCCCTCGCCGGACCGTTCCAGCGCGTCGGCCTCTCCGCGACGGTCGGGTCGCCCGAAGAAGTGGGAAAGTTCCTCACCGGCGACCGGGCGTTCGAAATCGTGGAGGTCGACGCCGGGAGTAAGGTGGAGTTCACCGTCGTCCACCCCGAGATAACTCGCGAGGACCAAGAGTTAGCGGGGAGGCTGGCCTCCGAGGACGAGATGGCGAGTCACGTCCGGGTCATCCGCGACGTCGTCCGCGAGAACGAGTCCACGCTGGTCTTCGTCAACACCAGGCAGACCGCGGAGGCCCTCGGCTCGCGCTTCAAAGCGCTCGACGCGCCCGTGGAGGTCCACCACGGGTCGCTCTCGAAGGACGTGCGCATCGACGTGGAAGACCGGTTCAAATCCGGCGAGTTGGACGGCCTCATCTGCACCTCCTCGATGGAACTCGGCATCGACGTCGGACGGGTGGACCACGTCGTCCAGTACGGCAGTCCGCGCGAGGTGTCCCGACTCCTCCAGCGAGTCGGCCGCGCGGGCCACCGCCGCGACCAGACCTCCCGCGGGACCGTCGTCACCTCCTCGGCCGACGACACGCACGAGGCCCTCGCCATCGCGCGGAAGGCCGAAGCGGGGGAGGTCGAACCCGCGCGCATCCACCACGCCAGCCTCGATACGGTGGCGAATCAAATCGTCGGCGTCGTCATGGACTACGGCGAGGTGTCGGCCAGAGAGACGTACGAGCTGATAACGGCGGCGTACCCGTTCCGCGACTTGGGCGAAGAGACGTTCCGCGAGATAGTGAGAGAGCTCTCGGGCAACCGCCTGCTCTGGATGGACGAGGAGAAGGACGTCCTGGAGAAGTCGGGCGGGACGTGGCAGTACTTCTACGCCAACCTCTCGATGATACCCGACGAGGAGACGTACGACGTCTACGACATGTCTTCCAGAGGGCAGATCGGCACGCTCGACGAGCGGTTCGTCGTCAACTTCGCCGAACCGGGCGCGTCGTTCATCCAACGCGGCGAGATGTGGCGCATCAACGACATCGACGACGACGAGGCGGAGGTGAACGTCACGCCCATCGAGGACCCCGGCGGCGAGGTGCCGTCGTGGACCGGGTCGGAGATTCCCGTCCCCGCGCACGTCGCGGGCGAGGTAGGAGAGATTCGAGACACCGCCGCCAGACAGTTCGAGATGGGCGGCGACCGCGCCGCCGTCGCCCGCGACTTCCTCCGCAGATACCCGACCGACGAACGGACCGTCTCGGAGTCGCTGAAGCCGACCGAGCGGCAGGTGGAGGCCGGGTTGCCGGTGCCGACGGCCGATAGACTGGTCGTCGAGGGCCAAGGAAGGAAAGTCGTCCTCAACTCCCCGTACGGCCACCGGGTGAACGAGACGCTCGGGCGGATGCTGGCCGCCCTCGTCGGCCAGCGCACCGGGTCGTCGGTCGGCATCGAGACCGACGCGTACCGAGTCGAGTTCGAGGTGCCGCCGAACGCCTCCGTCCACGACTTTACGGAGGTATTAGAGACGACCGACCCCGAACACGTCGAGGGCGTCCTCGAACTCGCCTTAAAACACTCCGAGTCGCTCAAGTTCACCCTCGCGCAGGTGGCCGCGAAGTTCGGCGCGCTCAAGCGGTATCAGGGGAACAAGCGCTTCGGCGGCGACCGACTGCTGGCGGCGCTGGAGGACACGCCCGTCTACGACGAGGCCGTGCGCGAGGTGTTCCACGTCGACCTCGCGGTGCCGGAGACGGCCGATTTGTTAGAGAGGATTCAGGACGGCGAGGTGGCCTTGGAGACGGCGCGCGAACGGACGCCCATCGGCATCGACGGCCGGTCCAGCGGCCGGGACCTCCTCGTCCCCGAGAACGCCGACGCGAGCGTGATTCAGGCCGTCCGCGAACGCATCCAGAACGACCGGGTCATCCTGCTGTGTCTGCACTGCACGGACTGGAAAACCACGAGAAAGGTGCGGCGCGTCCGCGACCAACCCGAGTGCCCCGAGTGCGGCGCGACGCGAATCGCCTGTCTGAACCCGTGGGACGACGAGACGGTGAAAGCCGTGCGCGCGCCCGACCCCGACGAGGAGCAGGAGCGACTGAAACGCCGCGCGTACAAGTCGGCGAGTCTGGTCCAGAGCCACGGTCACAAGGCAGTCGTCGCCCTCGCCGCCCGCGGGGTCGGCCCGCAGACGGCCGCGCGCGTCATCGGCAAACTCCGCGAGGACGAGGACGACTTCTACCGCGACATCCTCGAACAGGAGCGGCAGTACGCCCGGACGCAGGCGTTCTGGGACTGA
- a CDS encoding metallophosphoesterase, producing the protein MVRRRDGPIVEPIPGDPAAVARLGPDAGGDRALVVADYHAGIEAGLRYERGVELASDADVRLARLARLLDETDPDRLVVLGDLGHRIGNPRGDETEELETFVDRITSEVPVTLVRGNHDGGIAEAFGDRLDVTDAGGVRLGRVGFVHGHTWPARDVVESEVVCAAHEHPAVRLEDSVGGGRKERAWLRGPMNPDPFAAQLGLEVTDLDWKSPELVVFPAFNDRSGGTWVNVEGQDFLSPFLPEGVFDADAYLLDGTRLGPYRSV; encoded by the coding sequence ATGGTGCGCCGACGCGACGGACCGATAGTCGAACCCATCCCCGGCGACCCGGCGGCCGTCGCGCGCCTCGGTCCCGACGCCGGCGGGGACAGAGCCCTCGTCGTCGCGGACTACCACGCGGGCATCGAGGCGGGCCTGCGCTACGAACGCGGCGTCGAGTTGGCCAGCGACGCCGACGTCCGCCTCGCCCGCCTCGCCCGATTGCTGGACGAGACCGACCCGGACCGACTGGTCGTCTTGGGGGACTTGGGCCACCGTATCGGCAACCCCCGCGGCGACGAAACCGAGGAGTTGGAGACGTTCGTCGACCGAATTACGAGCGAGGTGCCGGTGACGCTCGTCCGCGGCAACCACGACGGCGGCATCGCGGAGGCGTTCGGCGACCGACTCGACGTGACCGACGCCGGGGGCGTCAGACTCGGCCGCGTCGGCTTCGTCCACGGCCACACGTGGCCGGCGCGCGACGTCGTCGAGAGCGAGGTGGTCTGCGCGGCGCACGAACACCCCGCCGTACGACTCGAAGACAGCGTCGGCGGCGGCCGAAAAGAGCGCGCGTGGCTTCGCGGGCCGATGAACCCCGACCCGTTCGCGGCGCAGTTGGGACTGGAGGTGACCGACCTCGACTGGAAGTCGCCCGAACTCGTCGTTTTCCCGGCGTTTAACGACCGCTCGGGCGGGACGTGGGTGAACGTCGAGGGGCAGGACTTTCTCTCGCCGTTCCTCCCGGAGGGCGTGTTCGACGCGGACGCGTACCTACTGGACGGGACGCGACTCGGGCCGTATCGGTCCGTGTGA
- a CDS encoding CDC48 family AAA ATPase, translated as MPDDEGLELTVRGAEKRDAGRGIARLPESARQRLGVLSGDTVVVEGGRETVAKVWPAGGGTPDGVVLVDADTRANADAKIGETVRIRKVDVDDARSVTLSMPDGVAFTDDDRAVELIKRAIQDRPIQSGGQIRFETLSSDPFVVEETNPDGMVRVTSSTKLRLSKEGTVSRVVTSVSGGDEEESDKPTGVTYEDIGGLDEELDLVREMIELPLSEPEVFAHLGVDPPKGVLLHGPPGTGKTLIAKAVATEVDATFITISGPEIMSKYKGESEEKLREKFEEARENAPAIVFFDEIDSIAGKREDGGDVENRVVGQLLSLMDGLAARGDVIVIGATNRVDSLDPALRRGGRFDREIEIGVPNEQGRREILEVHTRRMPLAEGVDVDRLAARTHGFVGADLESLTKEAAMTALRRARRGGSGEKIEFSELEVTREDFEAAMASVEPSAMREYVAEAPTTTFDDVGGLEEAKRTLERSVTWPLTYAPLFEAANTTPPSGVLLHGPPGTGKTLLARAIAGESGVNFIHVAGPELLDRYVGESEKSVREVFERARQAAPAIVFFDEIDAIAANRDAMGSDSGVGERVVSQLLTELDRLADNPNVVVLSATNRKDALDPALLRPGRLESHVLVPAPDVDARRAILGVHTREKPLADGVDLDELAAHMDGLSGADIQAVCREATMRAIEEVAEAYDGEEANEHADEIRVTQAHFDAALDVVLDAAEE; from the coding sequence ATGCCAGACGACGAGGGCCTCGAACTCACCGTCCGCGGCGCGGAGAAGCGAGACGCCGGCCGCGGCATCGCCCGCCTCCCCGAGTCCGCGCGCCAGCGTCTCGGCGTCCTCAGCGGCGACACCGTCGTCGTCGAGGGCGGCCGCGAGACGGTGGCGAAAGTGTGGCCCGCCGGCGGCGGCACGCCGGACGGCGTCGTCCTCGTCGACGCCGACACGCGCGCCAACGCCGACGCGAAAATCGGCGAGACGGTGCGGATTCGGAAAGTGGACGTCGACGACGCGCGGTCGGTGACGCTGTCGATGCCCGACGGCGTGGCGTTCACCGACGACGACCGCGCGGTCGAACTCATCAAGCGGGCGATACAGGACCGGCCCATCCAGTCGGGCGGGCAGATTCGCTTCGAGACGCTGAGTTCGGACCCGTTCGTCGTCGAGGAGACGAACCCCGACGGGATGGTCCGCGTCACGTCCTCGACGAAGCTTCGACTCTCGAAGGAGGGGACCGTCAGCCGCGTCGTCACCAGCGTCTCGGGCGGCGACGAGGAGGAGTCGGACAAGCCGACCGGCGTCACTTACGAGGACATCGGCGGCCTCGACGAGGAGTTAGACCTCGTCCGCGAGATGATCGAACTCCCCCTCTCGGAACCGGAGGTGTTCGCCCACCTCGGCGTCGACCCGCCGAAGGGTGTGCTCCTGCACGGCCCGCCGGGCACCGGGAAGACGCTCATCGCCAAGGCCGTCGCCACCGAGGTGGACGCGACGTTCATCACCATCTCCGGCCCGGAGATCATGTCGAAGTACAAGGGCGAGTCGGAGGAGAAACTCCGAGAGAAGTTCGAGGAGGCCCGCGAGAACGCGCCGGCCATCGTCTTCTTCGACGAGATAGACTCCATCGCGGGCAAGCGCGAGGACGGCGGCGACGTCGAGAACCGCGTCGTCGGCCAACTGCTCTCGCTCATGGACGGCCTCGCCGCCCGCGGCGACGTCATCGTCATCGGCGCGACGAACAGGGTCGACTCCTTGGACCCCGCCCTGCGCCGCGGCGGCCGGTTCGACCGCGAGATAGAGATAGGGGTCCCGAACGAACAGGGCCGGCGCGAGATTCTCGAAGTGCACACCCGTCGGATGCCCCTCGCGGAGGGCGTGGACGTCGACCGCCTCGCCGCGCGAACCCACGGCTTCGTCGGGGCCGACCTCGAATCCCTGACGAAGGAGGCGGCGATGACCGCCCTGCGGCGCGCCCGTCGCGGCGGGAGCGGCGAGAAAATCGAGTTCTCCGAGTTGGAGGTGACCCGCGAGGACTTCGAGGCGGCGATGGCGAGCGTCGAACCCTCCGCGATGCGCGAGTACGTCGCCGAGGCGCCGACGACGACGTTCGACGACGTCGGCGGGTTGGAGGAGGCGAAACGCACCCTCGAACGGAGCGTGACGTGGCCGCTCACCTACGCGCCCCTGTTCGAGGCGGCGAACACGACGCCGCCCTCCGGGGTCCTCCTGCACGGGCCGCCGGGCACCGGAAAGACGCTGCTGGCGCGGGCCATCGCGGGCGAGAGCGGCGTGAACTTCATCCACGTCGCCGGCCCCGAGTTGCTGGACCGGTACGTCGGCGAGTCCGAGAAGTCCGTGAGAGAGGTGTTCGAGCGCGCGCGGCAGGCCGCCCCGGCCATCGTCTTCTTCGACGAGATAGACGCCATCGCCGCCAACCGCGACGCGATGGGGTCGGACTCCGGCGTCGGCGAACGCGTCGTCTCGCAACTGCTGACCGAGTTGGACCGACTGGCGGACAACCCGAATGTCGTCGTCCTCTCGGCGACGAACCGGAAAGACGCCCTCGACCCCGCGCTCCTCAGACCGGGTCGGTTGGAGTCGCACGTCCTCGTCCCCGCGCCGGACGTGGACGCCCGGCGGGCGATTCTCGGCGTCCACACCCGCGAGAAACCGCTCGCCGACGGCGTGGACTTGGACGAACTCGCCGCGCACATGGACGGCCTCTCCGGCGCCGACATCCAGGCCGTCTGCCGCGAGGCGACGATGCGCGCAATCGAGGAGGTGGCGGAGGCCTACGACGGCGAGGAGGCGAACGAGCACGCCGACGAGATTCGCGTCACGCAGGCGCACTTCGACGCCGCACTCGACGTCGTCCTCGACGCCGCCGAGGAGTAG